TGCCTTTTTGCTCACATTCATGGCTGCGGCGGCCGCCCAACAGCAGCCGCTCACCCTGGAGTGGATGTCCAGCGAGGCCGCGGCCGGGGTCGCCCGTGTCCCCTCTCACGTCTGGCTCGACGACAATACAGCCCTGATCTACGACACCCGCCGCCCCGCGGCGCAGCGGACCTTCGAGCGGCTGGACCCAGCTCGCGGGACCCGCAGCCCGGCGCTCGACATGACGAAAGCCGTCACCACCATCAAGGCCATGGGGCCGAACCTGGTGGAGCGAGACGTGCTTGGATGGCCTGGTTCGTTCGACCGCCAGGGACAGAAAGCGCTCTACGTCATCAAGGGTGATGTCTTCGTCTTGGACCTTCCCTCCAGCACCTTCGCCCGCCTCACCAATACGGCTGAGGAGGAGAAGAACGCCGAGTTCTCCCCTGACGGCCGCATGGTGGCGTTCGTCCGCAAGAACGATCTCTATGTGTGCGACCTGGCCAAGCAGGAGGAAAAGCGCCTGACCCGCGACGGCTCCGACACCATCCTCAACGGCACCCTGTCCTGGGTGTACTGGGAGGAGATCTTCGGCCGCCACGACATCGCCTTCTGGTGGTCCCCGGACTCAAAGTCCATCGCCTATCTCCAGACCGACGAATCGCCGGTGCCGGTGAGCACGTTCGTGGACTTCGCGCCGGTGAGCCAGCGCCTCATCCGGCAGCCGTATCCCAAGGCCGGGGACCCGGATCCCAAGGTGCGGGTGGGCATCATCGATGTCGCCGAGACGAACACCCACTGGGTCAGCATCTCCGACCGGCCGTTCGAATGGATCCTGCGGGTGAACTGGCTGCCTGACTCCAGCCGCATCAGCGTCTCCACCATGAACCGTGCCCAGACGGAGCTGGATCTGTACTTCGCGGGCCGCAGCGGGGGCGCCGCCCAGCACGTGCTGACCGAGACCGATCCGGCGTGGGTGAACGTCCATGACGATCTGCGCTTTCTACCCGACGGCAAGCACTTTTTGTGGGCCTCCGAGCGCGACGGCTACATGCATCTGTACCGCTATCGCATGGACGGGACGCTGGAGAACCAGATCACCCGCGGCGAGTGGGCCGTGGCCTCCTCCGGCGGGGTGGCGTTTTGGGTGCACCAATCGGTGGTCGGCGTGGACGCGAAGAATGACTGGGTCTACTTCACCGCCTTGAAGGACTCGTCGATCGAGCGGCACCTGTACCGCATTCATTCCAACGGCAGCGGCATGCAGCGCATCGATACCGAAGCCGGCACCCACGGCATCAGCATGTCGCCCGACACCCATTTCTATTTCGATACTCTCTCCGACATCCGCACTCTTCCCAGCCTGCGGCTGAACACCGCCGAGGGAAAGGTCAAGGAGGTTATTGCACCCGGCCGCCCCGAGCTCCTGGCGGGCCTCGACCTGCAGTATCCCGAGCTGCTGACCATCCCCGCCGCCGACGGCTTCCCCATGCCGGCACAGATCCTGAAGCCGAAGGGCTTCGACCCCGCCCGCAAGTACCCTGTGATCCTGCAGATCTACGGAGGGCCCTCGGCTCCGACGGTCAAGAACCAGTGGCCGTCAGGCATTTTCCTCGCCAACCTGCTGCTGCGGGAGGGTTACGTCGTGGTGGGCCTCGATAACCGGTCCGCCACCGCCATCAGCAAGAAGCTGGAGAACACCATCCTGCTGCAATCGCCGGAGCCTGAAACCGCCGACCTGCTGGCCGGCGTGCGCTGGCTGAAATCGCAACCCTGGGTGGATGGCAGCCGCGTCGGGGTCTCGGGCTGGAGCGGCGGCGGCACCATGACCCTGAGCCTCATGACCCATTCGCAGGAGTTCAAAGCCGGGATCGCGGGCGCTCCGGTCACCGATTGGCGCTATTACGACAGCAAGTGGGCCGAGGCCTTCATGAAACTGCCGCAGGAACATGCCGACGCCTACGACCGCACCTCCCTGGTCAAGCACGCCGGCGATCTGCACGGCAGCTTGCTTCTGATCTACGGGACCTACGATGACAACGTGCATCCGCAGAACGAGGAGGCATTCATGGATGCCCTGATCAAGGCGGGCAAGCCGTACCAGGTCATGCTCTACCCCATGCGCAAGCACGGCTTCGCGGACCGCCCGGCGCGCCTCCACCGCGACCGCGCTATCCTCGACTTCTGGAAGAAGAACCTGTAAACCACGAACAAGAAAACCGCGCTCCGAGCGACGCCTCGGAGCGCGACTCTCTTGCCAGCGAACTATTTAGGGAACCTTGGCCCGCTTTCTTCATCGAATCTGTATGCCTGAACTGGCTGCTATCTTTGCCGGCGGATGTTTCTGGTGCCTGGAAGCCGTCTTCCAGCGGGTGACTGGGGTGAAGTCGGTCGAATCCGGCTACATGGGCGGACACGTCAAGAACCCGGCTTACCGCGAGGTCTGCGCCGGGACTACCGGCCACGCCGAGGTGGTGCGCGTCACCTTCGATCCCGCCGAGGTCAGCTACGAGGACCTGCTGGAGGTCTTCTTTGCCATTCACGACCCCACGACTCTCAACCAGCAAGGCAATGACGTCGGCACCCAGTACCGCTCCGCCATCTTCTATCTCGATGACGAACAGCGGAGCCTGGCCGAAAAGGCGATCGCGGAATTGGAGGAGGCGCACGTCTGGCCGGACCCGGTGGTCACCGCGGTCGAGCCCGCGGGTCCGTTCTATCGCGCCGAGGACTACCACCAAGACTATTTCGCCAACAATCCCGGCCAGTCCTATTGCCAATTCATCGTGGCGCCCAAGGTCCGCAAGTTCCTGAAGACCTTTCCGGAGAAGGTGAAGGCTTAGCCCTTCTCCCGGAGCTTCCACCCGATCTGGCGCAGCATACCGAGCAGCAACTGGGCATCGAGCGCTTCCATGTCCAGCCGCCGCACCAGGCGCCGGATCTTCAGCTCGTTGACGGCCGCGGTCCGCAGCTTGATGTAGCCGCTGAGGCGCAGGTTCTCGAGCAGCAGCTCCGTGAAACGCTCCACCGTGCCGGCGCTCGCTTTTTGCCGCTGCTCCGCGCTAGCCGCGCCCGCCTGGCGCGAAAGCTCGTAGAGACAAACCGCCACGGCTTGCCCCAGGTTCATGCTGCCGCGCTGTTCGAGAGTGGGGATGCGCATCAGCCAGTGGCAGTGGCTGAAATGGTCGTTGGAGAGACCTTTCTTTTCGGAACCGAACAGGAGAGCGACCGGGCCGCTGTCCAGCCGCTTGCGGATCAGTCGGGCGGCTCGCGGCAGGGGCTTCAGGGGATGCTCCAGCTGTCGCCGGGCGCCCGCCGTCGTCCCCACCACCAGCGAGCAGTCGCCGATCGCGTCGGCCAGCGACCGAAACACTTCCGCTTTCGCTAGCAAATCCGACGCTCCCACCGCTGAGCGGGCTCCGCGGAACGACGGTTCATACGGCCGCACCAGCCGCAGCCGCGACACACCGAAGTTACCCATGGCCCGCGCCGCCGCCCCGATGTTCAGGGGATTACGTGTCTCCACCAGCACCACACGCAGGTTGTCGAGATGGCTCTTGTCGGACACCGGCGGCCATTCTACCCGCCGGCGATGGCGCCGATGATCAGGAACGGCTCCTTCCCCGACGTGATGGCCTCGGGCAGCGGTGTGTCCGGCGATTCCAGCGACCAATCCTCCTCGCACACGTAATAGCGCAGGAAGTCCCGGCGTTTCTTGGTCACATGGTCGCGGATGGTGCCGCACAACACCGGGTACCTGGCCTCCAGCGCGTCCAGCACGGCGCGTTGCGTGACCGGCGGCGCGACTTCGAGCTTCACCTCGCCCTCGACTTTGGCCAGCGTCCGCAGGTGCGCCGGAATGACCACCCGGATCATGGCAGCGCCTGCGCCTCCACCGAGAGCACACCCGGCAGGTCGTGCACGATGGCGGTCCAGCTGTCGCCGCCGTCGGCCGAGGCGTACACCTGCCCGCCGGTGGTGCCGAAGTAGATGCCGCAGGGATCCAGCGTGTCCACCGACATGGCGTCGCGCAGTACGTTCACGTAGCAGTCCTTTTGCGGCAGGCCCTTGGTCAGCGGCTCCCACTCGTTGCCGCCCTTGCGGCTGCGATAGACACGCAGCTTCCCCTCGAGCGGGAAATGCTCCCCGTCGCTCTTGATGGGGACCACGTAGATGGTCTCCGGCTCGTTGGCGTGGACGTCGATCACGAACCCGAAATCGGTGGGCAGGTTGCCGCTCACTTCGTGCCAGTTCTCGCCCGCGTCGTCGCTGCGCATCACGTCCCAGTGCTTCTGCATGAACAGCACGCCCGGTTTCTTGGGATGCATGGCGACGTGGTGCACGCAGTGCCCGACCTCGGCGTTCGGGTCCGGGATGTACTGCGACTTGAGCCCGCGGTTGATCGGCTTCCAGGTCGTTCCGCCGTCGTCGGTGCGAAAGGCGCCGGCGGCCGAGATGGCGATGTACATCCGCTTGGAATTGCTGGGATCGAGGATGATGGTGTGCAGCCCCATGCCGCCGGCGCCCGGCGACCACTTGGGCCCGGTGCCGTGGCCGCGCAGCCCGGCCAGCTCGTGCCAGCTGGTAGCGCCGTCGGTCGAGCGGAAGATGGCGGCGTCCTCCACCCCGGCATAGACCGTGTCCGGATCGGTCAGCGACGGCTCCAGGTGCCACACCCGCTTGAACTCCCACGGATGCTGCGTGCCGTCGTACCACTGGTGCGTGGTCAGCGGCTTGCCGGTCTCCGGGGAAGTGTCGTAGACGAACTTGTTGCTCTGGCCGGCGGGCGGGCCGTACGGCTCCGGCATCTTCTCGCCCCCCGGCGTCTCCCAGGTCTTGCCGCCGTCGCTCGAGCGCTGGATGATCTGCCCAAACCATCCGCTGGTCTGCGACGCGTAGATGCGCTTGGGGTCCGCCGGCGATCCCTTCAGATGGTAGAGCTCCCAGCCCGCGAACAGCGGGCCGCTGACCTCCCAGCTCTTGCGCTTCCCGTCCGACGTGAGGATGAATGCTCCCTTGCGTGTGCCTACCAGTACCCGTACTCTGCTCATCACTCGCTCCTTGCAGCGATTCCCGCTGGAGACGCGTCAGGGCGTCTCATGCCGCTGCGCGTCTCAGTGTCTCGATGTCGATCTTCCTCATCTGCAGCATCGCGTTCATGGCTTTTCCGGCTCTGGCGCGGTCCTTGTGAGACAGCAACTCGCCGAGGATCGTGGGGATGATCTGCCAGGAGACGCCGTACTTGTCCCGCAACCAGCCGCACATATCTTCCTTGCCGCCGCCGGCCAGGAGCTTCTCCCAGAGTTCGTCCACTTCCTCCTGCGTCTCGCAGTTGACGAAGAACGAGATCGCCGGCGTGAATGTGTATAGCGGCCCGCCGTTCAGGGCCTTGAATTCCTGCCCCTCGATCTGGAAGCTGACGCCTAACACCGTCCCGTCCGGGCCCGGCATCGTCCCCAGGATCTTCGAGTCCTTGAAGATGGAGGTGTAGAACTTCGCGGCTTCTTCAGCGTTGCCGTTGAACCACAGGAATGGAGATATCTTCTGCATGGGTCCTCCATGGGCGTGGGTGACCCACCCAAGCCCGATGTCGGCCTGGGTGGGCCGGTGGTGCTGGTTAGGCTGCTTTTGCGGCTTGGGCCCGCCACT
The window above is part of the Terriglobales bacterium genome. Proteins encoded here:
- a CDS encoding TrmJ/YjtD family RNA methyltransferase codes for the protein MSDKSHLDNLRVVLVETRNPLNIGAAARAMGNFGVSRLRLVRPYEPSFRGARSAVGASDLLAKAEVFRSLADAIGDCSLVVGTTAGARRQLEHPLKPLPRAARLIRKRLDSGPVALLFGSEKKGLSNDHFSHCHWLMRIPTLEQRGSMNLGQAVAVCLYELSRQAGAASAEQRQKASAGTVERFTELLLENLRLSGYIKLRTAAVNELKIRRLVRRLDMEALDAQLLLGMLRQIGWKLREKG
- a CDS encoding sialidase family protein, which encodes MSRVRVLVGTRKGAFILTSDGKRKSWEVSGPLFAGWELYHLKGSPADPKRIYASQTSGWFGQIIQRSSDGGKTWETPGGEKMPEPYGPPAGQSNKFVYDTSPETGKPLTTHQWYDGTQHPWEFKRVWHLEPSLTDPDTVYAGVEDAAIFRSTDGATSWHELAGLRGHGTGPKWSPGAGGMGLHTIILDPSNSKRMYIAISAAGAFRTDDGGTTWKPINRGLKSQYIPDPNAEVGHCVHHVAMHPKKPGVLFMQKHWDVMRSDDAGENWHEVSGNLPTDFGFVIDVHANEPETIYVVPIKSDGEHFPLEGKLRVYRSRKGGNEWEPLTKGLPQKDCYVNVLRDAMSVDTLDPCGIYFGTTGGQVYASADGGDSWTAIVHDLPGVLSVEAQALP
- a CDS encoding S9 family peptidase yields the protein MAAAAAQQQPLTLEWMSSEAAAGVARVPSHVWLDDNTALIYDTRRPAAQRTFERLDPARGTRSPALDMTKAVTTIKAMGPNLVERDVLGWPGSFDRQGQKALYVIKGDVFVLDLPSSTFARLTNTAEEEKNAEFSPDGRMVAFVRKNDLYVCDLAKQEEKRLTRDGSDTILNGTLSWVYWEEIFGRHDIAFWWSPDSKSIAYLQTDESPVPVSTFVDFAPVSQRLIRQPYPKAGDPDPKVRVGIIDVAETNTHWVSISDRPFEWILRVNWLPDSSRISVSTMNRAQTELDLYFAGRSGGAAQHVLTETDPAWVNVHDDLRFLPDGKHFLWASERDGYMHLYRYRMDGTLENQITRGEWAVASSGGVAFWVHQSVVGVDAKNDWVYFTALKDSSIERHLYRIHSNGSGMQRIDTEAGTHGISMSPDTHFYFDTLSDIRTLPSLRLNTAEGKVKEVIAPGRPELLAGLDLQYPELLTIPAADGFPMPAQILKPKGFDPARKYPVILQIYGGPSAPTVKNQWPSGIFLANLLLREGYVVVGLDNRSATAISKKLENTILLQSPEPETADLLAGVRWLKSQPWVDGSRVGVSGWSGGGTMTLSLMTHSQEFKAGIAGAPVTDWRYYDSKWAEAFMKLPQEHADAYDRTSLVKHAGDLHGSLLLIYGTYDDNVHPQNEEAFMDALIKAGKPYQVMLYPMRKHGFADRPARLHRDRAILDFWKKNL
- a CDS encoding MoaD/ThiS family protein: MIRVVIPAHLRTLAKVEGEVKLEVAPPVTQRAVLDALEARYPVLCGTIRDHVTKKRRDFLRYYVCEEDWSLESPDTPLPEAITSGKEPFLIIGAIAGG
- a CDS encoding VOC family protein; translation: MQKISPFLWFNGNAEEAAKFYTSIFKDSKILGTMPGPDGTVLGVSFQIEGQEFKALNGGPLYTFTPAISFFVNCETQEEVDELWEKLLAGGGKEDMCGWLRDKYGVSWQIIPTILGELLSHKDRARAGKAMNAMLQMRKIDIETLRRAAA
- the msrA gene encoding peptide-methionine (S)-S-oxide reductase MsrA, producing MPELAAIFAGGCFWCLEAVFQRVTGVKSVESGYMGGHVKNPAYREVCAGTTGHAEVVRVTFDPAEVSYEDLLEVFFAIHDPTTLNQQGNDVGTQYRSAIFYLDDEQRSLAEKAIAELEEAHVWPDPVVTAVEPAGPFYRAEDYHQDYFANNPGQSYCQFIVAPKVRKFLKTFPEKVKA